In a single window of the Gossypium hirsutum isolate 1008001.06 chromosome A13, Gossypium_hirsutum_v2.1, whole genome shotgun sequence genome:
- the LOC107913340 gene encoding phosphatidylinositol/phosphatidylcholine transfer protein SFH11 isoform X2 — MHHGNPTETLARFLKARDWDVQKAYKMLIDCLQWRIQNEIDNILSKPIIPADLYRAVRDSQLVGLSGYSKEGLPVIAIGVGLSTYDKASVNYYVQSHIQMNEYRDRVILPAATQKYGKHISTCLKVLDMTGLKLSALNQIKLLTTISTIDDLNYPEKTETYYIVNAPYIFSACWKAVKPLLQERTKRKIQVLQGCGRDELLKVMDYSSLPHFCRKEGSGSSRNRSNGTIDNCFSLDHSYHQQLYNYIRHQANLIESGRPIKQGSVHVEFPEPDPEDTKIAKTIESEFQRLADQNGICNSLNGLKVNGD; from the exons ATGCACCATGGGAATCCAACTGAGACTCTAGCGCGGTTTCTGAAAGCGAGAGATTGGGATGTTCAGAAAGCCTATAAAATG TTAATTGATTGCTTACAATGGAGAATACAGAATGAGATTGACAACATATTATCA AAACCAATTATTCCCGCTGACTTATATAGAGCAGTGCGAGATTCTCAGCTTGTAGGATTATCTGGTTACTCGAAAGAG GGTCTTCCTGTCATAGCTATCGGTGTTGGGCTTAGCACATATGATAAAGCATCT GTGAATTACTATGTACAGTCACACATTCAAATGAATGAATATAGAGATCGTGTAATATTG CCTGCGGCCACACAGAAGTATGGAAAACATATTAGCACATGTTTGAAGGTATTAGATATGACTGGCTTGAAGCTTTCGGCATTAAACCAAATAAAG CTACTGACTACTATATCAACAATTGATGACTTAAATTATCCAGAGAAGACGGAGACATATTATATTGTCAATGCACCATACATATTTTCGGCATGTTGGAAG GCTGTAAAACCTCTGTTGCAAGAAAGGACAAAGAGGAAAATTCAGGTGCTTCAAGGTTGTGGAAGGGACGAGTTACTCAAA GTAATGGATTATTCATCCCTCCCACATTTTTGTCGAAAAGAGGGTTCCGGATCATCACGGAACAGAAGCAATGGAACCATAGATAATTGTTTCTCATTAGACCACTCCTACCATCAACAACTTTACAATTACATAAGGCATCAAGCTAATCTTATAGAGAGTGGTAGGCCAATCAAACAGGGATCAGTTCACGTAGAATTTCCCGAGCCAGATCCAGAAGATACCAAGATTGCAAAGACCATCGAATCTGAGTTTCAGAGGCTTGCAGACCAAAATGGTATTTGCAACTCCCTAAATGGGCTTAAAGTAAATGGTGACTAG
- the LOC107913340 gene encoding SEC14 cytosolic factor isoform X1: MSNTHQEAIKQFLSLMGNVDEQLNDTFQNMHHGNPTETLARFLKARDWDVQKAYKMLIDCLQWRIQNEIDNILSKPIIPADLYRAVRDSQLVGLSGYSKEGLPVIAIGVGLSTYDKASVNYYVQSHIQMNEYRDRVILPAATQKYGKHISTCLKVLDMTGLKLSALNQIKLLTTISTIDDLNYPEKTETYYIVNAPYIFSACWKAVKPLLQERTKRKIQVLQGCGRDELLKVMDYSSLPHFCRKEGSGSSRNRSNGTIDNCFSLDHSYHQQLYNYIRHQANLIESGRPIKQGSVHVEFPEPDPEDTKIAKTIESEFQRLADQNGICNSLNGLKVNGD, encoded by the exons ATGAGCAATACTCATCAGGAAGCTATAAAGCAATTTCTGTCTTTGATGGGAAATG TTGACGAGCAATTGAACGACACATTTCAg AACATGCACCATGGGAATCCAACTGAGACTCTAGCGCGGTTTCTGAAAGCGAGAGATTGGGATGTTCAGAAAGCCTATAAAATG TTAATTGATTGCTTACAATGGAGAATACAGAATGAGATTGACAACATATTATCA AAACCAATTATTCCCGCTGACTTATATAGAGCAGTGCGAGATTCTCAGCTTGTAGGATTATCTGGTTACTCGAAAGAG GGTCTTCCTGTCATAGCTATCGGTGTTGGGCTTAGCACATATGATAAAGCATCT GTGAATTACTATGTACAGTCACACATTCAAATGAATGAATATAGAGATCGTGTAATATTG CCTGCGGCCACACAGAAGTATGGAAAACATATTAGCACATGTTTGAAGGTATTAGATATGACTGGCTTGAAGCTTTCGGCATTAAACCAAATAAAG CTACTGACTACTATATCAACAATTGATGACTTAAATTATCCAGAGAAGACGGAGACATATTATATTGTCAATGCACCATACATATTTTCGGCATGTTGGAAG GCTGTAAAACCTCTGTTGCAAGAAAGGACAAAGAGGAAAATTCAGGTGCTTCAAGGTTGTGGAAGGGACGAGTTACTCAAA GTAATGGATTATTCATCCCTCCCACATTTTTGTCGAAAAGAGGGTTCCGGATCATCACGGAACAGAAGCAATGGAACCATAGATAATTGTTTCTCATTAGACCACTCCTACCATCAACAACTTTACAATTACATAAGGCATCAAGCTAATCTTATAGAGAGTGGTAGGCCAATCAAACAGGGATCAGTTCACGTAGAATTTCCCGAGCCAGATCCAGAAGATACCAAGATTGCAAAGACCATCGAATCTGAGTTTCAGAGGCTTGCAGACCAAAATGGTATTTGCAACTCCCTAAATGGGCTTAAAGTAAATGGTGACTAG
- the LOC107911128 gene encoding WEB family protein At5g55860 yields the protein MVAMGRSSATVSPKVQVGEVDTSAPFTTVKDAVTRFSEATFSGEKPTMKAAKARPAERALAKETQLHLAQNVLNKFKGRLENAETTKSQALEDLERAKTTVEELTHKLKTANESKNSVIKATEAAKDQAKQFEETNSSDLPGTNGARSQDLGTANEQYTTVITELYAAKQELSKARKQRDASLEAKIAAFNQAGEAEHAVKVNIEKVGALSREISAVQESIGNVKLASLEIQKEQAKTYAEKDTQRQLYKAKIEESTKRLLALKNESDIELARNLEAKLCKTVNQIADLQKQIKYAKASDLESVQAVTSELDGVKGSQQKVINKENLLRNLVESLKVELENVKKEHSELKEKEAETESIAGNLHVKLRRSKYDFEVFLAEESKTRGAYEEMISTLQQLPVETEGAQREAEEMKKETEKLKLEAEASRVRLKEADKKLRNVSEENDAAKEAATRALDQIKMLSERINAARASTPECGADITISGEEFESLSHKAEESNNIAEMKVEAAMARVEAVKASENEALKRIEAIQKEIEDMKAATMDALKRAEVAEAAKMAVERELQRWREREQKKAAKAAAQILPESSSRHGRKQKQNASDRIVQVQKLEKSKSSRKSQSQSVY from the exons ATGGTCGCAATGGGACGCTCAAGTGCCACCGTCTCTCCAAAAGTGCAGGTCGGGGAAGTAGACACGAGTGCACCTTTTACAACAGTTAAAGATGCCGTCACTCGTTTCAGTGAAGCTACTTTCTCTGGGGAAAAACCCACCATGAAAGCAGCAAAAGCTCGCCCTGCAGAG AGAGCGTTGGCAAAAGAGACTCAGCTTCACCTAGCTCAAAACGTATTGAACAAATTTAAGGGGCGCCTCGAAAATGCTGAGACAACTAAGTCTCAAGCACTCGAAGATCTCGAAAGGGCTAAAACAACGGTCGAGGAACTGACTCACAAACTCAAAACTGCCAACGAATCAAAGAATTCTGTGATCAAGGCTACAGAAGCTGCAAAGGATCAGGCAAAGCAGTTTGAAGAAACAAATTCCAGTGATCTCCCTGGAACCAATGGTGCTAGGAGCCAAGACTTGGGGACTGCGAATGAACAATACACAACCGTGATTACCGAACTTTATGCTGCAAAACAAGAACTGAGCAAGGCTCGCAAGCAACGTGATGCATCCTTAGAAGCAAAAATTGCTGCTTTCAACCAAGCAGGAGAAGCTGAACACGCAGTTAAAGTTAACATTGAAAAGGTTGGAGCACTCTCCAGGGAGATTTCAGCTGTACAGGAATCGATCGGAAATGTTAAGCTTGCATCTCTTGAAATACAGAAAGAACAAGCTAAAACATATGCCGAAAAAGATACCCAGAGGCAATTATATAAAGCTAAAATTGAAGAGTCCACAAAGAGGTTGCTTGCTTTAAAGAACGAATCTGACATTGAACTTGCAAGAAATCTTGAGGCAAAACTGTGCAAAACTGTCAATCAGATTGCGGATTTGCAGAAGCAGATTAAATATGCAAAGGCTTCCGATCTGGAGTCCGTGCAAGCTGTTACTTCAGAGCTCGATGGTGTTAAAGGATCACAGCAAAAAGTCATTAACAAGGAAAACTTGTTGAGGAATTTGGTGGAGTCTCTTAAGGTCGAACTAGAGAATGTGAAGAAAGAGCATTCGGAACTGAAGGAGAAGGAAGCGGAAACAGAGTCCATTGCAGGGAATCTGCATGTCAAGCTTCGGAGAAGTAAATATGATTTTGAAGTTTTCCTTGCAGAGGAATCCAAAACAAGAGGAGCCTACGAAGAAATGATTTCAACCCTCCAACAGCTACCTGTTGAAACGGAAGGCGCACAACGAGAAGCAGAAGAGATGAAGAAGGAAACTGAGAAGTTGAAGTTGGAAGCTGAAGCGTCGAGAGTTAGGCTCAAGGAAGCAGATAAGAAgttgagaaatgtttctgaagaaAATGACGCTGCAAAAGAAGCTGCGACACGGGCACTTGATCAGATAAAGATGCTCTCCGAAAGAATAAATGCTGCCCGTGCTTCAACCCCAGAATGTGGAGCTGATATCACCATCTCTGGGGAAGAATTCGAGTCTTTGAGCCATAAGGCTGAGGAGTCGAATAATATAGCTGAAATGAAAGTAGAGGCTGCCATGGCTCGGGTAGAAGCAGTGAAGGCTAGTGAAAATGAGGCTCTCAAGAGGATTGAGGCGATTCAGAAAGAGATTGAAGACATGAAGGCCGCAACCATGGATGCTTTGAAGAGGGCAGAGGTCGCTGAAGCAGCAAAGATGGCGGTGGAAAGAGAGCTCCAAAGATGGCGTGAAAGGGAACAGAAGAAAGCAGCCAAAGCAGCAGCACAGATTCTACCAGAATCATCCTCACGGCATGGCAGAAAACAAAAACAGAACGCATCGGATAGAATTGTTCAGGTTCAAAAGTTAGAAAAATCGAAGTCATCTCGAAAAAGCCAAAGCCAGTCAGTATATTGA